A single Natranaerobius thermophilus JW/NM-WN-LF DNA region contains:
- a CDS encoding MATE family efflux transporter translates to MLRQLSGEERRLLILEGSLYKAVFFLAWPMVIQSLMMILVGAVDMMMVGALGSDAVGAVGMARQVIQIIGISIMAVGVGSTATIARYYGYNDIKGAVNATGQALYLLFLFSLIITTVGLVFSEGIMHLLGAEGDLLTLGTGYLQIFFAGSLFFLGNFTLRSIFQGTGDTKTPTQIDVATNLLNIALNYLLIFGVGPVPALGVPGAALGSLLSRVFAFSVGLYALKHRGFYYIPSVKEFMELSTHKMKQILRIGIPAALQGITRSGGNIVVLGMIARTAAGNDAVSGYSVGLMVFAFALFPAQAVGKSAATIIGMNLGAYQKDRAEESGWKCTGMGMGIIALFSLIVFIFAPQFIRLFVDDPEVVRIGASFVRILAVVEPIHAMGLILANALHGAGETVVPFYISLLSWVILRVPFAYFFAFGLGFQETGIWIGIAVTQVIQGVLTALKFREGKWKDKEITESSSENFSSKVTGKA, encoded by the coding sequence ATGCTGCGACAGCTGTCCGGTGAAGAACGCCGGCTTTTAATTTTAGAAGGTAGTCTTTATAAAGCTGTGTTTTTCTTAGCCTGGCCTATGGTTATTCAGTCCTTGATGATGATTTTGGTAGGAGCAGTAGATATGATGATGGTAGGAGCTCTGGGTTCCGATGCTGTTGGTGCTGTAGGCATGGCCAGGCAGGTGATTCAAATTATTGGAATTTCCATTATGGCAGTAGGCGTAGGATCCACAGCCACTATAGCCCGGTATTACGGATATAATGATATTAAAGGAGCAGTTAATGCTACTGGTCAGGCCTTGTATCTATTATTCTTATTTTCTTTAATTATTACCACAGTTGGCCTGGTGTTTTCTGAAGGAATTATGCATCTACTAGGTGCTGAAGGGGATTTATTAACACTGGGTACTGGCTATTTACAGATCTTTTTTGCTGGCTCATTATTTTTCTTAGGAAATTTTACACTGCGATCAATTTTCCAGGGAACCGGTGATACCAAAACACCCACACAAATCGATGTGGCTACTAACTTGCTCAATATAGCTTTAAATTATTTATTGATTTTTGGTGTCGGCCCAGTACCAGCTTTGGGAGTGCCCGGTGCGGCACTGGGCAGTTTATTATCCAGGGTATTTGCTTTTTCTGTTGGGCTGTATGCTTTAAAACACCGGGGTTTCTATTATATTCCCTCTGTGAAGGAATTCATGGAACTGAGCACTCATAAGATGAAACAAATTCTTCGCATCGGAATTCCTGCTGCTCTGCAGGGAATAACGAGAAGTGGAGGAAATATAGTGGTCTTGGGGATGATTGCCAGGACAGCTGCCGGAAATGATGCGGTCTCAGGTTACAGTGTGGGATTAATGGTTTTTGCCTTCGCCTTGTTTCCTGCTCAGGCAGTGGGTAAATCTGCAGCTACTATCATTGGTATGAATTTGGGAGCTTATCAAAAGGATAGAGCTGAGGAAAGCGGTTGGAAGTGTACTGGCATGGGAATGGGCATCATCGCCCTGTTTTCCTTAATAGTGTTTATCTTTGCTCCCCAGTTCATCCGCTTATTTGTAGATGATCCGGAAGTTGTGCGGATTGGTGCGAGCTTTGTCAGAATCCTGGCTGTAGTGGAGCCAATCCATGCCATGGGTTTAATACTGGCAAATGCTTTGCACGGTGCAGGAGAAACCGTGGTTCCCTTCTATATCTCCTTACTATCTTGGGTGATATTACGAGTGCCCTTCGCATATTTCTTTGCCTTTGGCTTGGGTTTTCAAGAAACGGGTATCTGGATTGGAATAGCTGTAACACAGGTGATTCAAGGTGTATTGACTGCCTTAAAATTCCGAGAAGGTAAGTGGAAGGACAAAGAAATTACAGAAAGCTCCTCTGAAAATTTTTCCAGTAAAGTGACAGGAAAGGCGTAA
- a CDS encoding lytic transglycosylase domain-containing protein produces the protein MLSTATLDMVYLVVIFGLILCLVYVVMHDEELSLVISSSLEESDLDGRLDLYRVRRMLNYQLSEEYELTIPGDTEFVEGQPEAGAVQLASANAGELASETEEDKNIRMFKGEDNWSWGREVTPEDITDITPMNKEVAEKLLTQSENLDLEISLLLGLIEVESRFDPKNVSHAGAVGIMQIMPGTAQALADKNDFGYEYEKLFDPFYNIKLGTIQLNYLLNQYDGDIHKALTAYNRGPGGLQSYIARTNSAQSGFSRWVLEEAERFEEELNR, from the coding sequence ATGTTAAGTACGGCAACGTTAGATATGGTCTATTTGGTGGTGATTTTTGGCCTAATATTATGTTTAGTATATGTTGTTATGCATGATGAAGAGTTATCCTTAGTGATTAGCTCTAGTCTGGAAGAAAGTGATTTGGATGGCCGCCTGGACCTGTATCGTGTCAGAAGAATGTTAAATTATCAGTTAAGTGAGGAATACGAACTGACTATTCCAGGTGATACTGAATTTGTAGAAGGTCAGCCCGAAGCAGGTGCTGTGCAGCTGGCTTCCGCAAATGCAGGTGAATTGGCCAGTGAAACAGAGGAAGATAAAAATATCAGGATGTTTAAGGGTGAGGATAACTGGTCCTGGGGTAGGGAAGTTACCCCTGAGGACATTACCGATATAACTCCAATGAACAAAGAGGTAGCAGAAAAGCTTCTCACTCAATCTGAGAACCTGGATCTGGAAATCAGCTTGTTATTAGGGTTGATTGAAGTAGAAAGTAGATTTGACCCTAAAAACGTAAGTCATGCTGGTGCTGTGGGAATAATGCAAATAATGCCCGGCACTGCCCAGGCTTTAGCAGATAAGAATGACTTTGGTTACGAATACGAAAAACTTTTTGATCCTTTCTATAACATAAAACTAGGTACTATTCAGTTGAATTATCTCCTAAACCAGTACGACGGGGATATTCACAAGGCCTTGACTGCATACAATAGAGGGCCTGGTGGTTTGCAAAGTTATATAGCGCGAACCAATTCTGCACAAAGTGGTTTTTCCAGGTGGGTCCTGGAAGAAGCTGAACGATTTGAAGAAGAGTTAAATCGATAA
- a CDS encoding polysaccharide deacetylase family protein, giving the protein MKLPKFTLLIITMLALLTVSANLVDPPITEAATKQSTQNQGGVVEQIHIVVDDTALETPGRLQNGRTMVPLRGVFEQVGASVNWDSEEEIITIIKDWDRLELSPGTKKAEKNYDEIIKLEEAPFTSRGTTWLPLRAIGELFDLDVDWVSEHDLVRISTGEQEKDIGKIAEDLKPIETDQSGKVVYLTFDDGPSHITPEVLDILDEYNARATFFVIGQQAEAMPHIIRRIHNEGHLIANHSYTHDYDKVYDSPESFEEELLKTEEVIKDITGKRTTIFRPPGGEHPNMTDEKREILQEHGYTLYNWSVSAGDTATPTPSSEVIKNNVLGGVRGSNGAVVLMHDSASRENTKKALSEILRELSFEGYSFPTLPQ; this is encoded by the coding sequence ATGAAATTGCCAAAATTTACGTTGTTAATCATTACTATGTTAGCACTTCTGACAGTCTCTGCTAATCTAGTAGATCCCCCGATCACAGAAGCTGCCACAAAACAGAGTACTCAGAACCAGGGAGGCGTGGTTGAACAGATCCACATCGTAGTAGACGACACAGCTTTAGAGACACCAGGTAGATTGCAAAATGGTAGAACTATGGTACCGCTAAGGGGCGTTTTTGAACAGGTTGGAGCCAGCGTCAACTGGGACAGTGAAGAGGAGATTATCACCATTATCAAAGATTGGGATAGATTAGAATTAAGCCCTGGTACTAAAAAAGCTGAAAAAAATTATGATGAAATAATAAAATTGGAAGAGGCACCATTCACCAGTAGGGGAACTACCTGGCTCCCCTTGAGAGCCATTGGAGAATTGTTCGACTTAGATGTAGATTGGGTTAGTGAGCACGATTTAGTAAGGATTAGTACAGGTGAACAAGAAAAAGATATTGGAAAAATTGCTGAAGATTTAAAACCAATTGAGACAGATCAAAGTGGTAAAGTTGTCTACTTAACCTTCGATGATGGTCCCAGTCATATTACACCTGAAGTTTTGGATATCCTGGACGAGTACAATGCCAGGGCAACTTTTTTCGTGATTGGTCAACAGGCGGAAGCCATGCCACATATTATTCGAAGAATCCACAATGAAGGCCATCTAATTGCTAATCACAGTTATACCCACGATTATGATAAAGTTTACGATTCTCCCGAATCCTTTGAAGAGGAATTATTAAAAACGGAGGAAGTAATCAAAGATATCACAGGGAAAAGAACCACAATATTTCGACCACCGGGTGGAGAACATCCTAATATGACCGATGAAAAAAGAGAAATTCTACAAGAACACGGCTACACCTTATATAACTGGAGTGTGTCGGCTGGAGATACTGCCACTCCTACGCCAAGCTCTGAAGTTATAAAAAATAATGTACTGGGTGGAGTGCGAGGCAGTAATGGAGCTGTTGTATTGATGCACGATTCAGCAAGTAGAGAAAACACTAAAAAAGCCCTCTCAGAAATTCTGAGAGAGCTCAGCTTCGAAGGTTATAGTTTCCCCACCTTACCACAATAA
- a CDS encoding TVP38/TMEM64 family protein, with product MKRIIMISSIVLIGGAAYVFAAIEGLTPEKLREILFRWQGAAPAIFVAMHTLRPLTLLPSSLLVFLASLYFDFWTGLMLNIAGLFLNMSLAYFLGKYLGHEWLKSKFPASKKVIMTLNSGSWPLLASVRMVPIFPADLVSYTCGVCSISYLPYITGSVVGSIPGLTVVMAAGTGIRGGELLHLLPLSLIMILLAIWAWRKIIVVRWGNYNLRS from the coding sequence TTGAAGCGAATAATTATGATCTCATCCATTGTACTCATAGGAGGAGCAGCTTATGTCTTTGCTGCAATAGAAGGGTTGACACCAGAAAAATTGCGAGAAATTTTATTTCGGTGGCAGGGAGCAGCTCCGGCAATTTTCGTGGCAATGCACACCCTAAGACCATTAACTCTGCTTCCATCGTCACTTTTGGTTTTTTTAGCTTCCCTATATTTTGATTTTTGGACTGGTTTAATGTTGAATATTGCAGGATTATTTTTAAATATGAGTTTGGCCTACTTTCTTGGAAAGTATCTAGGACATGAATGGTTAAAGAGTAAATTTCCTGCCAGTAAAAAAGTTATTATGACACTGAACAGCGGGAGTTGGCCCCTCTTAGCCAGTGTCAGGATGGTACCTATTTTCCCGGCAGATCTAGTAAGTTATACATGTGGGGTTTGCAGTATTTCGTATCTTCCCTATATTACAGGTTCAGTGGTAGGTTCTATTCCGGGCTTGACCGTGGTCATGGCGGCAGGTACCGGAATAAGAGGAGGGGAGCTGTTACATCTGCTCCCCTTGTCCTTAATTATGATTTTATTGGCCATTTGGGCCTGGAGAAAAATTATTGTGGTAAGGTGGGGAAACTATAACCTTCGAAGCTGA